One Maribacter dokdonensis DSW-8 DNA window includes the following coding sequences:
- a CDS encoding chondroitinase-B domain-containing protein gives MKYISLVLTMLSLLASCKKNIGNNGIYVENATELKNAIEQSKPGDNIILSNGIWKNTGITFYGYGTKDKPISMSAETPGKVFLEGNSYLHLGGEHLHVSGLYFRNGYSPNSSIIRFMINEDSVANYCRVTNTVIKDFNQPNRYTNDRWIEFYGKHNSFDHNFVSGKSNDGETLRVFFTGNQHINNHHQITHNYFGPRPRKGGPRAETIRIGDSKTRFAPGYVNVSHNYFEACNGEVEIISDKTNFNIFNRNIFYKSEGSLVLRHSNYAKVNGNIFIGGDDSDFYGGIRVVNSGHSITNNYFYKIKGQEFRSPLAIMNGIPMTPLNRYLQVSDVVIANNTWIDCKSPWQIGIGENIESASVLPASEIRSAPPIRTIVTNNLIYNTRIDNSPVINHSEMNGIKFHNNVIDNNGETYSEFNVLKNGILTMKKVNEWLYIPADTNDPILSDTYIVNDVPLIETDLFGSRRKDKNRIGAINQLSPAEEFVNDKNKYGPDWFSPKNVTHEPKIIKATATKGDLARKIEQAQSGDIIELTDTAYHIEKPLSIDKDITLRSKDSTNKAQLLFSGATDSVAFKIMPKGHLKLKDLHIKGLDHIIAFSPLKDHMSSAYSVDVDNSKIENFAFIIKAYKGSFANNITLKNTLFKNCSNGIVLAADLKGDYNAEMVLIDHCTFLNIDKNVIDFFRDGYDESTIGGHLTVTNSNFTACGKLEKSSILLKTKGIINVLLANNTFKENPVDYAALLWGEKNNHYTNNTFIKSGGIKVEEQQKLKILY, from the coding sequence ATGAAATACATATCTCTGGTATTAACCATGTTATCCCTTCTGGCATCATGTAAAAAGAATATCGGAAATAACGGCATTTATGTTGAAAATGCCACGGAACTAAAGAACGCTATCGAGCAGTCCAAACCAGGAGATAACATTATACTTTCTAATGGAATTTGGAAAAATACCGGAATTACCTTCTACGGCTACGGCACCAAAGACAAGCCTATCTCAATGAGTGCAGAAACACCGGGCAAAGTATTTCTAGAAGGCAATTCATACCTACATTTGGGAGGTGAACATTTACACGTTAGCGGACTCTATTTTAGAAATGGTTACTCACCTAATAGTTCTATCATACGGTTTATGATCAATGAAGACAGTGTTGCCAATTACTGCCGAGTAACCAATACCGTTATAAAAGATTTTAACCAACCCAATAGATACACTAATGATAGGTGGATAGAATTTTATGGCAAGCACAACAGTTTTGACCACAACTTTGTCTCCGGAAAATCTAATGACGGAGAGACTTTACGGGTTTTCTTTACAGGAAACCAGCATATAAACAACCACCATCAAATTACACATAATTATTTTGGACCGCGCCCTAGAAAGGGTGGACCAAGAGCGGAAACCATACGCATTGGCGATAGCAAAACCCGTTTTGCCCCTGGTTATGTGAATGTATCCCACAACTATTTTGAAGCTTGTAATGGGGAGGTGGAAATCATCTCCGATAAAACCAATTTTAATATTTTCAATAGAAATATTTTTTACAAATCTGAGGGGTCTTTAGTACTAAGACATAGTAATTATGCCAAAGTAAACGGAAACATTTTTATTGGGGGCGACGATTCTGATTTTTATGGTGGTATAAGGGTAGTGAACTCCGGACATTCTATTACCAATAATTACTTCTATAAAATTAAAGGGCAAGAATTCAGGTCTCCACTTGCTATTATGAACGGTATTCCCATGACACCTTTGAACCGTTACCTACAAGTATCTGATGTAGTCATAGCCAATAACACTTGGATAGACTGCAAATCACCTTGGCAAATAGGAATTGGAGAAAATATAGAAAGTGCCAGTGTATTGCCTGCCAGTGAAATTAGATCCGCACCACCAATTAGGACTATTGTAACCAATAATCTTATTTATAATACAAGAATTGATAATTCACCTGTAATTAACCATAGCGAAATGAATGGGATTAAATTCCATAACAACGTTATTGACAATAATGGTGAAACGTATTCTGAATTTAATGTATTAAAGAACGGTATCCTTACGATGAAAAAGGTCAACGAATGGCTTTATATACCTGCAGATACTAACGATCCTATTTTAAGCGACACATATATTGTAAATGATGTACCGCTCATTGAAACCGATCTTTTTGGATCTCGTAGAAAAGATAAAAATAGAATAGGTGCCATTAACCAGTTATCCCCTGCTGAAGAATTTGTAAATGACAAAAACAAATACGGACCAGATTGGTTCTCCCCAAAAAATGTTACACATGAACCTAAAATCATTAAAGCAACAGCCACTAAAGGAGATTTAGCCCGTAAAATTGAGCAAGCCCAGTCTGGAGATATAATTGAATTAACAGATACGGCTTACCATATTGAAAAACCATTATCTATAGATAAAGACATCACACTACGTTCTAAAGATTCTACAAATAAAGCACAACTACTATTTTCAGGTGCTACCGATAGTGTTGCCTTTAAAATAATGCCGAAAGGACATCTTAAGTTAAAGGACCTTCATATAAAAGGCCTAGACCATATAATTGCTTTTTCTCCTTTAAAAGATCACATGTCATCTGCCTATTCCGTGGATGTAGACAATAGTAAGATAGAGAATTTTGCATTTATCATAAAAGCGTACAAAGGCTCATTTGCAAACAACATCACACTTAAAAACACCCTGTTTAAAAATTGCTCTAATGGCATTGTTCTAGCCGCAGATTTAAAAGGAGATTATAATGCGGAAATGGTATTAATTGACCATTGTACCTTTCTTAATATCGATAAAAACGTTATTGATTTCTTTAGGGACGGATATGATGAATCAACTATTGGCGGTCATTTAACCGTTACCAACAGCAATTTTACTGCCTGCGGAAAGCTTGAAAAAAGTAGTATTCTTCTCAAAACAAAAGGAATTATCAACGTCTTGTTAGCTAATAATACTTTTAAAGAAAACCCTGTTGATTATGCAGCATTATTATGGGGAGAAAAGAATAACCACTATACAAACAATACTTTTATTAAATCTGGAGGAATTAAGGTTGAAGAACAACAAAAACTAAAAATTCTTTATTAA
- a CDS encoding Nramp family divalent metal transporter, giving the protein MATNNLPLLGKIKRSLKNFGPAFFIIGYVVGTGSVTSMVVSGAKYGLSLSWALLLSCFFTYFLLVAISKLTIVSGDTLMFNFKKTFGKPLTIFIITALLVSIVSSCIGVMGVVAEVTMEWISVKTEISFLNGPMVSIFFIALLIALFWTGKHENFIKAMSIMVGFMALAFIITSFMVVNEAGTSITEFFPELPKGDNNGLVIAGIVGTTMAGVCLASRSILVQEQNWGLKDLKTENKDAMSSMIMTFFISLAIMISATGTLYFKGAPVDDATDMMHALGPWAGDFALTLFTLGIIGAGLSSIFPNLLLFPWLVADYTNTERDMKKPLYKLIVVLVALSGLIVPVLGGKPVWILIASQALSPFVMPLITLFLLILLNKETVMKEHKISLWMNLALGATFIFNCYMLYVALNGFIDFIQ; this is encoded by the coding sequence ATGGCAACAAACAATTTACCCCTTTTAGGAAAGATAAAACGAAGCCTTAAAAATTTTGGTCCAGCTTTTTTTATTATTGGCTATGTAGTAGGAACAGGAAGCGTAACCTCTATGGTGGTTTCCGGTGCCAAATATGGCCTTAGCCTATCGTGGGCATTATTACTATCATGCTTTTTTACATATTTTCTTCTTGTAGCCATAAGTAAATTGACCATAGTTTCTGGAGACACCTTAATGTTCAATTTTAAAAAGACATTTGGTAAGCCATTAACTATATTTATAATTACTGCCCTACTCGTCTCTATAGTTTCTTCATGTATAGGTGTAATGGGTGTTGTAGCAGAAGTTACCATGGAATGGATTTCGGTAAAAACAGAAATCTCTTTCCTTAACGGTCCTATGGTATCCATTTTCTTTATTGCATTGCTTATTGCTCTTTTCTGGACCGGAAAACACGAAAATTTTATAAAAGCAATGAGTATAATGGTCGGTTTTATGGCGCTAGCCTTCATTATAACCAGTTTTATGGTCGTTAATGAAGCAGGTACCTCTATCACCGAATTTTTTCCGGAGTTACCTAAAGGGGATAATAACGGATTAGTTATTGCCGGTATTGTAGGCACCACAATGGCTGGTGTATGTTTAGCCTCTAGAAGTATTTTGGTTCAAGAACAAAATTGGGGTTTAAAGGATTTAAAGACTGAAAATAAAGATGCCATGTCATCTATGATCATGACATTCTTTATAAGTCTTGCCATTATGATCAGTGCTACCGGAACATTATATTTTAAAGGCGCACCGGTAGATGATGCAACTGACATGATGCATGCCTTAGGACCTTGGGCTGGAGATTTTGCCTTAACCCTGTTCACACTAGGTATTATTGGGGCAGGTTTATCTTCCATATTCCCTAACCTACTTCTTTTCCCATGGCTGGTGGCAGATTACACCAATACAGAGCGTGACATGAAAAAACCGCTTTATAAACTTATAGTTGTTTTAGTGGCGTTATCCGGTCTAATTGTTCCTGTTCTAGGAGGTAAACCAGTATGGATCTTAATAGCCTCGCAAGCTTTGAGTCCGTTTGTAATGCCATTGATCACATTGTTTTTACTTATTCTTTTAAATAAAGAAACGGTTATGAAAGAACATAAAATTAGCTTGTGGATGAATCTTGCCTTAGGTGCCACCTTCATTTTCAATTGCTATATGCTTTATGTAGCCTTAAACGGATTTATTGATTTTATTCAATAA
- a CDS encoding cupin domain-containing protein, with the protein MKRFSEKYVIAKDMEWEVLGGGVSRKFLGYDNQIMMVRVKFDKGALGAPHQHFHTQATYCVSGKFEFEIDGVKQIVEAGDGVYIEPNLLHSAVCLEEGELIDTFSPVREDFLTGEGPSYFGDKK; encoded by the coding sequence ATGAAAAGATTTAGTGAAAAATATGTCATTGCAAAAGATATGGAATGGGAAGTTCTTGGTGGCGGAGTATCAAGAAAATTCTTAGGCTATGACAACCAAATTATGATGGTAAGAGTTAAATTCGACAAAGGAGCACTAGGGGCTCCACATCAACATTTTCATACACAGGCTACTTATTGTGTGTCAGGAAAATTCGAATTTGAAATTGACGGTGTAAAACAAATTGTAGAAGCGGGAGACGGTGTTTATATTGAGCCAAATTTACTACATAGCGCAGTTTGCCTTGAAGAAGGAGAACTTATTGATACTTTCAGCCCTGTAAGAGAAGATTTCTTAACAGGTGAGGGTCCATCTTACTTTGGTGACAAAAAATAA
- a CDS encoding alginate lyase family protein yields MTKNITTIQVIICCIFLCFSTMAQEHPSLILTKAGVQNIRAELGNVPLFDASLEKLKQEVDAEIALGIDTPVPQDYSGGYTHERHKRNMVVMQQAGVLYQILDDAKYAKYVKDMLMQYEAMYKTLPLHPKTRSYARGKLFWQCLNDSNWLVYVSQAYDCIYDYLDKAERKKLEKNLFRPFADHISVDSPQFYQRVHNHSTWGNAAVGMIGLVMNDKELIDRALYGIKGVSLDKTAKDDDGGFLNKDGKAGFLANIEEPFSPDGYYNEGPYYQRYAMYPFLIFAEGLHNVKPELKIFEYKDGVLLKSIDALLNLSDADGDFFPLNDGQKGMSYYNNALVTAVDISYYFGNQDPGLLSIAAKQNKVLLDDTGLAVALGVKNGKAEPFEKKSINLSDGPEGKQGGVGILRSDGLELVFKYASQGSSHGHYDKLSYSYYENGDEVLQDYGLARFVNIEQKGGGNYLKENKTWAKQTVAHNTLVQNEQSHYQGKYDIGSKYHPNLYLFDSSQENIQIVSATETNAYPGTKMQRTMAIIKQDGFEKPFMLDILKVTSDSTNQYDLPFYFMGQVVKTNVDYKIPNTLEPLGERNGYQHLWSEGTGMTNNENTKFSWLDNGRFYTMTSATLPNDELKLVRIGANDPEFNLRREAGVILRRKDTNNTLFVSTIESHGSYSPVSELAINSNSNIKELKVVVDTAAYTAIEITAVNNETSLFIIANTNNSKEAEHKLKINDKNYEWSGSYHFNK; encoded by the coding sequence ATGACCAAAAACATAACAACAATACAAGTAATTATTTGCTGCATTTTTCTTTGTTTCAGCACAATGGCCCAAGAGCACCCCAGCTTGATTCTTACCAAAGCCGGCGTTCAAAATATACGGGCAGAACTGGGTAATGTTCCCCTCTTTGATGCATCGCTAGAAAAGTTAAAACAAGAGGTTGATGCAGAGATTGCACTAGGTATTGACACTCCGGTGCCACAAGATTATTCTGGTGGTTATACACATGAACGTCATAAACGTAATATGGTGGTCATGCAGCAAGCAGGTGTTCTCTATCAAATTTTAGATGATGCAAAGTATGCCAAATATGTAAAAGACATGCTTATGCAATATGAAGCAATGTACAAGACCTTACCCTTACACCCTAAAACAAGGTCGTACGCAAGAGGTAAATTATTTTGGCAATGTTTAAATGACTCTAATTGGCTGGTCTATGTTAGTCAGGCATATGATTGCATTTATGATTATTTGGATAAAGCCGAAAGAAAGAAACTTGAAAAAAATCTTTTTAGACCTTTTGCCGACCATATATCCGTAGATAGTCCGCAATTCTATCAAAGAGTACACAACCACAGCACGTGGGGTAATGCCGCCGTAGGTATGATAGGCTTGGTCATGAACGATAAAGAATTGATTGATCGCGCCTTATATGGCATAAAAGGGGTCAGTTTAGATAAGACAGCAAAAGATGATGATGGCGGTTTCTTAAATAAGGATGGTAAGGCAGGATTTTTAGCAAACATAGAAGAACCATTTTCCCCGGATGGCTATTATAACGAAGGTCCATATTATCAACGTTATGCCATGTATCCATTTCTAATTTTTGCGGAAGGATTACATAACGTAAAACCTGAACTTAAAATTTTTGAATACAAAGACGGCGTACTGTTAAAATCTATAGATGCACTTCTAAATTTATCTGATGCAGACGGTGATTTCTTCCCCCTTAACGACGGTCAAAAAGGAATGTCCTATTATAATAACGCATTGGTTACAGCCGTAGATATTTCTTATTATTTTGGCAATCAAGATCCTGGTCTTTTAAGTATTGCCGCTAAACAGAACAAAGTTTTGCTAGATGATACCGGACTTGCCGTTGCCTTAGGTGTTAAGAATGGAAAAGCGGAGCCTTTTGAAAAAAAATCCATCAACCTGTCTGATGGACCAGAAGGCAAACAAGGTGGTGTGGGAATTCTAAGAAGCGATGGATTAGAGCTTGTTTTTAAATATGCTTCTCAAGGATCTAGTCACGGTCATTATGATAAACTCTCATATTCTTATTATGAAAATGGAGATGAAGTATTACAGGATTACGGATTGGCACGTTTTGTAAATATTGAACAAAAAGGCGGTGGAAATTATCTAAAAGAGAACAAAACTTGGGCAAAACAAACCGTTGCGCATAACACGCTGGTTCAAAATGAACAGTCTCATTACCAAGGAAAATATGATATAGGTAGCAAGTATCACCCAAATTTATACCTATTTGATAGCTCTCAAGAAAATATTCAAATTGTTAGTGCTACAGAAACAAATGCCTATCCTGGAACAAAAATGCAAAGGACCATGGCCATCATTAAACAAGATGGATTTGAAAAACCGTTTATGTTGGATATTCTAAAAGTGACATCGGACAGTACAAACCAATATGACCTTCCATTCTATTTTATGGGACAAGTAGTAAAAACCAATGTAGACTATAAAATCCCCAATACCCTTGAACCTTTAGGTGAACGTAACGGCTACCAACATTTATGGTCAGAAGGTACCGGAATGACAAATAACGAAAACACAAAGTTCAGTTGGCTGGACAATGGTAGATTTTACACCATGACATCAGCTACATTACCAAATGATGAATTAAAATTGGTTAGAATTGGCGCCAACGATCCAGAATTTAATTTGAGGAGAGAAGCAGGTGTAATTTTACGTAGAAAAGACACCAACAATACATTGTTTGTTTCTACAATTGAATCTCATGGTAGTTATAGTCCGGTTTCGGAATTAGCCATAAACTCTAACAGTAACATCAAAGAATTGAAAGTTGTAGTAGATACCGCAGCATATACTGCCATTGAGATTACAGCTGTTAATAACGAAACAAGCCTATTCATTATAGCCAATACAAACAACTCTAAGGAAGCTGAACATAAATTAAAAATTAACGATAAGAATTATGAATGGTCAGGTTCTTATCACTTTAACAAATAA
- a CDS encoding chondroitinase-B domain-containing protein, whose translation MKLHHLLFSILCLCLVFSFTPSPSSNLVHTVEEFEAKLKQVQPGDSIVLANGVWTDAELLFEANGTAENPITLTVEEMGKVILSGESNLRIAGDHLIVKGLVFKNGHTPTNAVISFRKSREKMANNCRLTECVIDNYNNPERQVQDYWITIFGKNNRIDHNHIAGKKNLGVTMIVGLDTEDSRANNHQIDHNYFGPRPTYGNNGGETLRIGTSHHALEKSNTLVESNYFDRTNGEHEIISNKSCNNTFKYNTFFECTGTLTMRHGNETLVDGNVFIGNNKPSTGGIRVINESQTVINNYHIGLTGYRFRGAFVMMNGVPNSPPNRYVPVIDSKVNNNTFVNCDNILFGAGSDEERSQAPRTSEFSENIIYNESKKDVFTIDDDISGITFKNNILGEHSETTIEEGFKNAKIKLVKDENGLLIPTSNKIKSKVSISPKIATKENTGTTWYSKTDNYVTLNSGNVINVEAGINTLYEVVKTSKPGDIIVLEDGGTYLLTKAVNINHPLTFKTLGSEKATILFERMMAFEIQNGGSLSLENITFDGTKSPDYAGNAVISTSKTSMIDNYKLFIEKCEFKDMVVNHSFDVLRVSKGTFADTISIKNSSFKNISGSIAALDKETDDIGAYNVEYFIMKNNAINNLQGAALRLYRGGKDESTFGPFLEVEHNVFDHVGYGKKNKYEATLSLYGVQEIDIKNNIFKDSKAINMHLVVGEPIVKVLNNALSNSEKLIVTGDQKYHVENQWQLTPDFKESSNYSLSTDSPLKGKGTDGKDLGLIKN comes from the coding sequence ATGAAACTTCATCATCTATTATTTTCAATTTTATGTCTTTGTTTGGTATTCTCCTTTACGCCAAGCCCATCCTCTAACCTTGTGCATACCGTAGAAGAGTTTGAAGCTAAACTAAAACAAGTACAACCTGGTGATAGTATTGTACTCGCCAATGGAGTATGGACAGATGCTGAATTACTTTTTGAAGCGAACGGCACGGCAGAAAACCCCATAACACTTACTGTTGAAGAAATGGGTAAAGTCATTTTATCAGGTGAATCTAACCTTAGAATAGCCGGAGATCATTTAATTGTCAAGGGCTTGGTTTTTAAAAATGGCCACACCCCTACCAATGCTGTAATTTCATTTAGAAAGAGTAGGGAAAAAATGGCAAATAATTGCCGGTTAACCGAATGTGTAATCGATAACTACAACAACCCAGAACGTCAAGTACAGGACTATTGGATCACCATTTTCGGAAAAAACAATAGAATTGACCACAATCACATTGCTGGAAAAAAGAACTTGGGCGTTACCATGATCGTTGGTTTAGATACTGAAGATAGTAGAGCCAATAACCACCAAATTGACCATAATTATTTTGGACCACGCCCTACGTACGGTAATAACGGAGGCGAGACCTTAAGAATTGGAACCAGCCACCATGCATTGGAAAAATCCAACACATTGGTTGAATCCAATTATTTTGACAGAACTAATGGGGAGCATGAAATTATATCGAACAAGTCTTGTAATAACACGTTCAAGTATAATACTTTCTTTGAATGTACCGGCACATTGACTATGCGCCATGGTAATGAAACCTTAGTGGATGGCAATGTGTTCATAGGAAACAACAAACCTAGCACTGGTGGCATTCGTGTAATCAATGAAAGCCAAACCGTAATAAATAACTACCATATTGGCTTAACCGGCTATCGTTTTAGAGGTGCTTTTGTTATGATGAACGGTGTACCAAACTCACCTCCTAATAGATATGTACCTGTTATAGATTCTAAAGTAAACAACAACACATTTGTAAATTGTGATAATATTCTTTTTGGTGCAGGCAGCGACGAAGAAAGAAGTCAGGCTCCAAGGACATCAGAGTTTTCAGAGAACATCATTTATAATGAAAGCAAAAAAGATGTTTTCACCATTGATGATGATATTAGCGGCATTACTTTTAAAAATAATATTCTTGGTGAACATTCTGAAACCACTATAGAAGAAGGGTTTAAAAATGCCAAAATTAAACTGGTAAAAGACGAGAACGGATTATTGATTCCTACTTCTAATAAAATCAAATCGAAAGTATCTATCAGTCCTAAAATTGCAACTAAAGAAAATACAGGTACAACCTGGTATTCTAAAACTGATAATTACGTGACCTTAAACTCTGGCAACGTGATCAATGTTGAAGCTGGCATTAACACCCTGTACGAGGTGGTAAAAACATCAAAACCTGGTGATATTATTGTATTGGAAGATGGTGGTACTTATTTACTGACCAAAGCGGTTAACATTAACCATCCACTTACTTTTAAAACACTAGGTAGTGAAAAAGCAACTATTCTCTTTGAAAGAATGATGGCTTTTGAAATACAGAACGGTGGTAGTCTATCACTGGAAAACATCACTTTTGACGGTACAAAATCTCCGGATTACGCAGGTAACGCTGTAATAAGTACCAGCAAAACCAGTATGATAGATAATTACAAACTGTTTATAGAAAAGTGTGAATTCAAAGATATGGTTGTCAACCACTCGTTTGATGTACTACGTGTTTCTAAAGGAACTTTTGCCGATACCATTAGCATAAAGAACTCTAGCTTTAAGAATATTTCTGGAAGTATTGCCGCATTGGACAAAGAAACAGATGACATTGGCGCATATAATGTAGAGTATTTTATAATGAAAAATAACGCTATAAATAATTTACAGGGCGCTGCATTACGATTATACAGAGGCGGTAAAGATGAAAGTACTTTTGGTCCGTTCTTAGAAGTAGAACACAACGTTTTTGACCATGTAGGTTATGGCAAAAAGAACAAATATGAAGCTACCCTTTCATTATACGGCGTGCAGGAAATTGATATCAAGAACAATATTTTTAAGGACAGTAAAGCCATAAACATGCATTTGGTAGTTGGTGAACCTATTGTAAAAGTTCTTAACAACGCTTTAAGCAATTCAGAAAAACTGATCGTTACCGGAGATCAAAAATATCATGTAGAAAATCAGTGGCAACTTACCCCTGATTTTAAAGAAAGTAGCAATTATTCATTAAGTACAGACTCCCCTTTAAAAGGTAAAGGTACCGATGGCAAAGACTTAGGTCTTATTAAAAATTAA
- a CDS encoding heparinase II/III family protein — MKNTAALFLIGFSTMLCAQHISSDSVLGVNELATVLKPETKAEFSEENNITEKQLAAYFRRKFTERFFYDYRTVDNRLALYKEKYHNFEEHKSRAQDHISKYADSTQWVLPFNYLNGDKVNAYALRHLARQHKMADIILTYFNEDRDPKHIQYFETQMRSLNTALESGAYEKIEDGNGVYEVFRSGYRILNWLWIHNLILNEAEYSDRDQLTTIATLLQHGQHLYERNQEFQPGNHQTRGMSALAMLSILLRDFEGTELWYNTAMQRLSEHLDKEINDDGFQFERSVHYHMSDINNYYYVYQLAKINNITIDTSWKNKLEGLFSTLAKIAYPDKSAPVLQDDTEIPWAETNDISKVMTLGYLLFENPEFGYFASDNVDDRMYWFLNQNQLNLLQNIERKKPTYGSLALTDTHYYVMREGWNANDKMMMISAGLDEDKPDHQHGDMLGIQAMANGHAILPNYQVRYSLKDFELFKNSMVKNVALVDNELQGKQWTSNKGGSGFGKFGNLPKPTVINWTTHKDYDLFIGKHDGFDNLGVSYSRQVISVKNDFWIVKDNFSSDQEHEYKQVWQGHYTNENGSNLLRATAPDASGHDILQLYATDTVITSGSRGKNWSQVSKLNKKNFSFLTLIYPYEGYDNRIDETSETLNLNEWNINASLSKIQNAVYTIISKENTAYFFNANNILFKELSVRTSKNADFIIQKVGNTYQITFTSADENSFTVSKLKSPEETKTLLPGETWEL; from the coding sequence ATGAAAAATACGGCAGCCCTTTTCCTTATAGGATTTTCAACAATGCTATGTGCTCAACATATTTCCTCAGATAGCGTTTTAGGTGTAAATGAACTTGCCACTGTTCTTAAACCCGAGACAAAAGCTGAGTTTTCTGAAGAAAACAACATTACGGAAAAACAATTGGCAGCCTATTTTAGAAGAAAGTTTACAGAACGTTTTTTCTATGATTACCGCACTGTTGATAATAGACTAGCCCTTTACAAAGAGAAGTATCATAATTTTGAGGAGCACAAGAGCAGGGCACAAGACCATATCTCAAAATACGCTGATTCTACCCAATGGGTTTTGCCTTTTAATTATTTAAACGGAGATAAAGTAAATGCTTACGCGCTACGCCATTTAGCCAGACAGCACAAAATGGCAGATATTATTCTCACCTATTTTAATGAGGATAGAGACCCAAAACACATTCAATATTTTGAAACTCAAATGCGCTCCTTAAATACCGCACTTGAAAGTGGAGCTTATGAAAAAATTGAAGATGGTAACGGAGTGTATGAGGTATTTAGATCCGGATATAGAATACTGAATTGGTTGTGGATCCATAATTTAATCTTGAACGAAGCCGAATATTCAGATAGGGACCAATTAACCACAATAGCTACCCTTTTACAACACGGGCAACACCTTTACGAAAGAAACCAAGAGTTTCAACCAGGTAACCATCAAACAAGAGGTATGTCGGCTTTGGCAATGTTATCTATTTTATTGAGGGATTTTGAAGGTACAGAGTTGTGGTACAACACAGCAATGCAGCGCCTTAGTGAGCATTTGGATAAGGAAATCAATGATGACGGATTTCAATTTGAACGTTCTGTTCATTACCATATGAGCGACATCAATAATTATTATTACGTATACCAATTAGCTAAGATCAACAACATAACTATTGATACTTCTTGGAAGAACAAGCTTGAGGGCTTATTCTCTACATTGGCAAAAATAGCTTACCCAGATAAAAGTGCACCTGTATTACAAGATGATACTGAAATTCCTTGGGCAGAAACCAATGATATATCAAAGGTTATGACCCTTGGATATTTATTATTTGAAAATCCTGAGTTTGGGTATTTTGCCTCGGATAATGTAGATGATAGAATGTATTGGTTCTTAAATCAAAATCAGCTGAATTTATTGCAAAATATTGAACGTAAGAAACCTACTTATGGATCTCTTGCACTAACGGACACTCACTATTACGTTATGCGTGAAGGATGGAATGCAAATGATAAAATGATGATGATTAGTGCCGGATTAGACGAGGACAAACCAGACCACCAACATGGAGATATGCTAGGCATACAAGCCATGGCAAACGGTCATGCCATTCTACCAAATTATCAGGTTAGATATTCGCTGAAAGATTTTGAATTATTCAAGAACTCCATGGTTAAGAATGTGGCTTTAGTAGATAACGAGCTACAGGGAAAACAATGGACTTCTAACAAAGGAGGCAGTGGCTTTGGCAAATTTGGTAATTTGCCAAAGCCAACCGTTATTAATTGGACCACGCACAAAGATTATGACCTGTTCATTGGAAAGCATGATGGTTTTGACAACCTAGGTGTTAGTTACTCAAGACAGGTCATCTCTGTAAAAAATGATTTTTGGATCGTGAAAGACAACTTTTCCTCTGATCAAGAACATGAGTACAAACAAGTTTGGCAAGGACATTATACAAATGAAAATGGATCCAATCTTTTACGGGCTACCGCACCTGACGCTAGCGGACATGACATCTTACAATTATATGCCACAGATACCGTAATCACTTCTGGCAGCAGAGGAAAAAATTGGTCTCAAGTTTCTAAATTGAATAAGAAGAATTTTAGCTTTTTGACCCTTATATATCCGTACGAAGGCTATGACAACAGAATTGATGAGACTAGTGAAACGTTAAATTTGAACGAATGGAACATAAACGCATCTCTTTCCAAAATTCAAAATGCAGTCTATACCATCATCAGCAAAGAAAACACGGCTTATTTCTTTAATGCAAATAATATCTTGTTCAAAGAACTGAGCGTGAGAACTTCCAAAAATGCGGATTTTATCATTCAAAAAGTTGGAAATACATATCAAATCACTTTTACTAGTGCGGATGAAAATTCTTTTACGGTTTCAAAATTAAAATCTCCTGAAGAAACCAAAACCCTACTACCAGGGGAAACTTGGGAATTATAA